From one Mya arenaria isolate MELC-2E11 chromosome 4, ASM2691426v1 genomic stretch:
- the LOC128232581 gene encoding RWD domain-containing protein 4-like: protein MSCNLELQEEELEVLRSIYEGDDMFKETGTNTFQYKYGEDNSHRSLLVEISWGDSYPDTPPTVNLTTFYNKHIIDSVKTKIKNGVLEQAADLEGSAMTYSLFEWVKENYDELITEQPESALISSSKSEDGLESADRPDDIAKKKERKDQLTKQQKRRLYEKMGNATGEKPRGWDWVDVVKHLSQSGGQTT, encoded by the exons ATGAGTTGCAATCTAGAATTACAAGAG GAGGAGCTGGAGGTATTGCGTTCCATATATGAAGGAGATGACATGTTCAAGGAGACTGGCACAAACACATTCCAGTACAAG TATGGTGAGGATAACAGCCACCGTTCCCTTTTGGTCGAGATCTCGTGGGGAGACTCCTACCCAGACACCCCTCCCACTGTCAACCTTACCACCTTTTACAACAAACACAT AATTGACAGTGTGAAAACAAAGATCAAGAATGGTGTTCTTGAACAG gcAGCTGATCTGGAGGGTAGTGCAATGACCTATTCCCTATTTGAATGGGTGAAGGAAAACTATGATGAACTTATTACTGAACAGCCAGAGTCTGCCCTTATTTCCTCATCTAAG AGTGAGGACGGTTTAGAATCAGCCGACAGGCCGGACGATATAGCTAAGAAAAAGGAGAGAAAGGACCAGTTAACGAAGCAACAGAAGAGACGTTTGTATGAGAAAATGGGCAACGCAACGGGCGAGAAGCCAAGGGGCTGGGATTGGGTGGATGTTGTGAAACATTTGTCACAGTCGGGCGGCCAGACTACCTGA
- the LOC128230805 gene encoding uncharacterized protein LOC128230805 — protein sequence MEDGNLSTFNVSDVIKEHIWTVPDTAYIITIVYLSLNIVIGASCNCLLILIINYSPTLKTPANSHLINICANNLILCLSMMLSLVSIVLPSGYKKNINILTGFHIFLTSNCFLQYWCTFASIGYYRSNIVYSPSMVVKRRRQIITRCLATSWATSVLVSLMICLSHIENDVYACLTFNPFQRTFILCGKNKELSAQRLGIIVISIIVFCVIFCIIVMSYRKVFKALNKGNPFGRNRVLPIMSRSFSLPSEGGENASNQAQNGGAIFENGTDKAVYTVTRNGANTNTEFVVHYQRNDSINMLTFEDIMALENPILATQMRRQILQKRHLHLTRSNASNTSVKSKCPDFSDISASADLERYQNIKNRSALRNHFMRRDRAGFNSATRNSLIMLASFLVCSLPMFICAIPNVLSLEKENHRVLILMFTKLVFCLNSPIYPLWYLVQNKRVRKCLQRVTETICVKLDFRR from the coding sequence ATGGAGGATGGGAATTTATCAACATTCAACGTTAGTGACGTAATCAAAGAACATATATGGACGGTGCCAGATACGGCCTATATCATCACAATTGTGTActtatctttaaatattgttattggcGCGTCGTGTAACTGTCTTCTGATACTTATAATCAACTATTCACCAACACTAAAAACGCCAGCAAACAGCcatttgataaacatttgtGCCAACAATCTCATTCTGTGCCTATCAATGATGCTGTCGCTCGTATCAATAGTGTTACCATCTGGttacaagaaaaatatcaatattctgACGGGGTTTCATATTTTTCTGACTTCAAACTGTTTTCTTCAATACTGGTGCACTTTCGCGTCCATAGGCTACTACAGATCGAATATTGTTTACAGCCCGTCCATGGTTGTCAAACGTCGACGTCAGATAATCACGCGCTGTCTTGCTACGTCATGGGCGACGTCAGTTCTAGTCAGCCTCATGATCTGCCTGTCACATATAGAAAACGACGTGTACGCATGCTTGACATTCAACCCGTTTCAAAGGACGTTTATCTTATGTGGTAAAAACAAGGAACTATCAGCACAAAGACTTGGCATTATTGTCATAAGTATAATCGTATTCTGTGTAATATTCTGTATAATAGTTATGTCTTATCGCAAAGTTTTCAAAGCTCTGAACAAAGGCAACCCATTCGGAAGAAACAGGGTCCTTCCAAtaatgtcaaggtcatttaGCCTGCCGTCTGAAGGTGGCGAAAACGCCTCGAACCAGGCGCAAAATGGAGGTGCCATATTTGAAAACGGAACGGATAAAGCAGTTTACACGGTGACGAGAAATGGAGCAAATACAAACACAGAATTTGTGGTACATTACCAAAGGAATGATAGTATCAATATGTTAACGTTTGAAGACATAATGGCGTTAGAAAACCCTATATTAGCCACACAAATGCGGAGGCAAATTTTGCAAAAGAGGCATCTTCATTTAACGCGGAGCAACGCCAGTAACACTTCGGTGAAGTCAAAATGTCCTGATTTTAGTGATATTTCAGCGAGCGCTGATCTAGAacgatatcaaaatataaaaaatagatcTGCTTTAAGGAACCATTTCATGAGAAGAGATCGAGCAGGCTTTAACAGTGCGACAAGAAACAGCTTGATCATGCTCGCTTCATTTCTTGTATGCTCATTGCCCATGTTTATCTGCGCCATTCCGAATGTTCTTTCCCTGGAGAAAGAGAATCACCGAGTGCTTATTTTAATGTTCACAAAGCTCGTGTTTTGCTTGAACTCCCCGATCTATCCCCTGTGGTACTTGGTTCAAAACAAGCGAGTCCGGAAATGTTTGCAAAGAGTGACTGAAACAATCTGCGTTAAGTTGGACTTCAGGAGATGA
- the LOC128230806 gene encoding LOW QUALITY PROTEIN: CUE domain-containing protein 1-like (The sequence of the model RefSeq protein was modified relative to this genomic sequence to represent the inferred CDS: inserted 1 base in 1 codon) — protein MATAEARRKENEHRSGEANPGQRPPRPRKSTRQLDFFQAMDDFRTMFPTLDDEVIEAVLRANDGAVDATIDQLLTMTIDEDTGLATVPDDSGHARALFKEHEDHMDTSLLAAAAAPLTQSADSPPSYSEAIRSPGTRDGPQSIWTTPISSSQPPINRNQLRLDVDSRSEHFGATSGLSPSGLAARHNTSPGFGFSPSQESSGAFGVHISSTGDIQNLNTSRKREFRNWNPPMLGNLPEDFLRLIPPDTSRAGSSCAKSEQMDNMASLTSTPVNVKSMSDARPKIHKSRSKSEKVSRSFSLSTKDGKDKDAAKSRSSEKKSKSSDKFTRSFSLVEETPKSSGARHKDKGLSPGKHSVIIETHDFSKGMLEERIKENERRRKKTSANIDPELARYLEDERLALALQNSEFLQELXGNEDFMKTLQKESNTPTGDRTISAVPNFTPLTSDRPPDNALQGYGDNGDQTLDAFPFSQPSAKDKDADAELRQQIRGMGKSSKKQLASLARKFFKRKKKNAKQILGEKLAPSMMNLLEDEDEEEEEDVQPDTRYGSSPPVIDPLPSLASVPSHRTVQRPAYNPNGVTTYFDNRNMDMV, from the exons ATGGCAACTGCGGAAgcaagaagaaaagaaaatgaacataG GTCAGGGGAAGCTAATCCAGGTCAGCGACCACCTCGTCCAAGGAAGAGCACACGACAGCTTGACTTCTTCCAGGCGATGGATGATTTTCGCACCATGTTCCCAACCCTCGATGATGAGGTGATAGAAGCTGTGTTGCGTGCTAATGATGGGGCAGTGGATGCTACAATTGACCAGCTGCTTACCATGACAATTGATGAGGACACTGGTCTTGCCACCGTCCCAGATGACTCGGGTCATGCTAGG GCATTGTTTAAAGAACACGAGGATCACATGGACACATCCTTACTGGCAGCAGCTGCAGCTCCCTTAACCCAGTCAGCAGACTCTCCTCCCTCTTACTCTGAGGCAATAAGGAGTCCAGGCACTAGGGATGGTCCTCAGAGCATCTGGACTACACCCATTTCCTCCTCCCAGCCCCCAATTAACAGGAACCAGCTTAGACTGGACGTGGACTCGCGATCTGAGCATTTTGGAGCCACCTCTGGTCTCAGTCCCTCTGGTCTGGCGGCCAGACACAACACCAGCCCAGGATTTGGTTTCTCCCCCTCTCAGGAGTCTAGTGGTGCATTTGGTGTTCATATATCTAGCACGGGTGACATACAAAACTTAAACACTTCTCGTAAGAGGGAATTTCGCAATTGGAATCCTCCAATGCTAGGAAATTTGCCTGAGGACTTTCTCAGGCTTATTCCCCCAGATACCAGTAGGGCGGGTTCTTCATGTGCCAAATCAGAACAAATGGACAATATGGCTAGTCTTACTTCTACGCCAGTGAATGTAAAGTCCATGAGCGATGCTCGACCAAAAATTCACAAATCTCGTAGTAAATCAGAAAAAGTCTCAAGATCATTCAGTTTATCTACCAAAGACGGGAAAGACAAAGATGCTGCTAAGTCACGGAGTTCGGAGAAGAAGAGTAAATCATCTGATAAGTTCACACGTTCGTTCAGTTTGGTAGAGGAAACTCCAAAGTCAAGCGGAGCTCGACACAAAGATAAGGGCCTGTCTCCTGGAAAACACTCTGTG ATAATTGAGACCCATGACTTCAGTAAGGGGATGTTGGAGGAACGAATAAAGGAGAATGAGCGTCGACGCAAGAAAACCTCAGCCAACATTGACCCGGAACTTGCCCGTTACCTTGAGGATGAAAGGCTCGCTCTTGCGCTACAGAACTCTGAGTTTCTACAGGAAT AGGGCAATGAGGACTTCATGAAAACTTTACAGAAAG AGTCTAACACCCCTACTGGAGACAGAACAATTTCGGCTGTGCCAAACTTTACACCGCTGACATCAGACAGGCCCCCAGACAATG CTCTCCAGGGCTATGGAGACAATGGTGATCAGACACTGGATGCTTTCCCGTTCAGTCAGCCCTCTGCCAAAGACAAAGATGCAGATGCGGAGCTTCGACAACAAATCAGAGGCATGGGCAAAA GTTCAAAGAAGCAGCTTGCATCATTAGCCAGGAAGTTCTtcaaaagaaagaagaaaaatgcCAAACAGAT TCTCGGTGAGAAGCTTGCACCATCTATGATGAATCTTCTagaggatgaagatgaggaggAGGAAGAGGACGTGCAGCCAGACACACGCTACGGCTCCAGCCCCCCTGTCATTGACCCACTG CCCAGTTTGGCTAGTGTGCCCAGTCATAGGACCGTGCAACGCCCCGCTTACAACCCGAATGGGGTCACTACATACTTCGACAACCGAAATATGGACATGGTCTAA